A portion of the Acidobacteriaceae bacterium genome contains these proteins:
- the purH gene encoding bifunctional phosphoribosylaminoimidazolecarboxamide formyltransferase/IMP cyclohydrolase, which yields MSNLKTIKRALLSVTDKSGLVEFARTLAEYGAELVSTGGTAKALRDAGLTVKDISDLTGFPEMLDGRVKTLHPVVHGGLLHRRADASHVAAVESHGIGPIDMVVVNLYAFEKTAAKPGVTQEELIENIDIGGPSMLRSGAKNFEDVAVVTDVADYAKLTEEMQANNGSLSLATRWQLARKVFATTAAYDAAIATELERRAALETKAPEAAEELPQTLRVIAKREASLRYGENPHQRAAVYTDGSGLGIANAEKLQGKELSYNNLVDLDACWSLASEFADTAVAIIKHTNPCGVGQGTTVLEAYQRALEADPISAFGGVIGINRPVDAAAATEIAKLFVEAIVAPEFSAEALQILSAKKNLRVLRIQPKPVGTVLKQISGGYLVQDDDHIRIEAADLKVMTARQPTDEEVRALLFAWKVCKHVKSNAIVYARIQDGFGQSVGVGAGQMSRVDAAKFGAVKAALPLAGTVAASDAFFPFPDGLEAIVAAGATAIIQPGGSVNDAKVVEAADRLGVTMVSTGVRHFRHG from the coding sequence ATGAGCAACCTTAAGACGATCAAGCGTGCATTGTTGTCGGTGACGGATAAGAGCGGGTTGGTGGAGTTTGCCCGCACTTTGGCGGAGTATGGAGCGGAACTGGTTTCGACCGGCGGCACCGCGAAGGCTCTTCGTGATGCTGGCCTTACGGTCAAGGACATCAGCGATCTCACGGGTTTCCCGGAGATGCTGGATGGCCGCGTGAAGACGCTGCATCCTGTTGTCCATGGTGGATTGCTGCATCGCCGTGCGGATGCTTCGCACGTTGCGGCCGTGGAGTCCCACGGAATCGGCCCCATCGATATGGTTGTCGTCAACCTCTATGCCTTTGAGAAAACTGCGGCCAAGCCTGGTGTGACGCAGGAAGAGCTGATCGAAAACATCGACATCGGTGGTCCGTCGATGCTGCGCTCTGGCGCGAAGAACTTTGAAGACGTCGCCGTTGTGACCGATGTGGCCGACTACGCGAAGCTTACCGAGGAGATGCAGGCGAACAACGGCTCGCTGAGCCTGGCGACTCGCTGGCAGCTTGCTCGCAAGGTGTTTGCGACGACCGCTGCTTATGATGCGGCGATTGCGACCGAACTTGAACGTCGCGCGGCGCTTGAGACGAAGGCCCCTGAGGCTGCGGAAGAGCTTCCGCAAACGTTGCGCGTGATCGCGAAGCGAGAAGCCTCGCTGCGCTACGGCGAGAACCCGCACCAGCGGGCTGCGGTTTATACCGATGGCTCCGGGCTGGGCATTGCGAACGCGGAGAAGCTGCAGGGCAAGGAATTGAGCTACAACAACCTTGTCGATCTGGACGCCTGCTGGTCGCTTGCGAGCGAGTTTGCGGACACTGCCGTTGCGATCATCAAGCACACCAATCCTTGCGGTGTTGGGCAGGGAACCACGGTGCTTGAGGCTTATCAGCGCGCTTTGGAAGCTGATCCTATCTCGGCCTTTGGTGGCGTGATCGGTATCAATCGCCCTGTGGATGCTGCTGCTGCGACCGAGATTGCCAAGCTTTTTGTCGAGGCGATTGTGGCACCGGAGTTTTCGGCTGAAGCTCTGCAGATTCTGAGTGCGAAGAAGAATCTGCGCGTGCTCCGCATTCAGCCGAAGCCGGTGGGAACGGTACTCAAGCAGATCTCCGGCGGCTACCTGGTGCAGGACGATGACCATATTCGCATCGAAGCGGCTGACCTGAAGGTGATGACTGCTCGTCAACCGACGGATGAAGAAGTTCGCGCGTTGCTGTTTGCGTGGAAGGTTTGCAAGCACGTGAAGTCGAACGCCATCGTTTATGCACGCATCCAGGACGGCTTTGGCCAGTCTGTCGGCGTGGGAGCAGGGCAGATGTCCCGCGTGGACGCGGCCAAGTTTGGCGCGGTGAAGGCTGCGCTGCCGCTGGCTGGAACCGTGGCTGCAAGCGATGCGTTCTTCCCGTTCCCGGATGGGCTTGAAGCGATTGTGGCTGCAGGTGCGACGGCGATTATTCAGCCCGGCGGATCGGTGAACGATGCCAAGGTTGTCGAGGCTGCTGACCGGCTTGGCGTGACGATGGTTTCTACCGGCGTTCGGCATTTCCGCCACGGCTAA
- the serS gene encoding serine--tRNA ligase has product MLDLAFVRTNLDFVRQKLALRGAETAALLANFETLDGERRAAITEVETLKAERNALSQQFGKLKREGGDTSALTERIATLKASTEQLELTSTAADEALRALLQTVPNLPQDAVPHGSSETHNVVVKTWGEPTVLPDAKPHWEIGEALGILDFERAAKISGARFVVHYGSGARLERALANFMIDLHTREHGYVEVLPPNMVNSRSLFGTGQLPKFADDLFHCDDEGPYVPGELKDSDHWLIPTAEVPVTNLFRDETIDLSDGNISFCAYTPCYRAEAGSHGRDVRGMIRQHQFQKVELVKFTTPETSEAEHEALTSHAEAVLEKLGLPYRRMLLCTGDMGFSSSKTYDLEVWLPGQQTYREISSCSSFESFQSRRANIRFKPAGAAKSEYVHTLNGSGLAVGRTYLAVLENYQQPDGSVRVPEALVPYMGGETVIAPQRFGKAVR; this is encoded by the coding sequence ATGCTCGATTTAGCCTTCGTACGCACGAACCTTGACTTCGTGCGGCAAAAACTCGCCCTCCGCGGCGCGGAAACCGCTGCCCTGCTGGCCAACTTTGAGACGCTCGACGGCGAACGCCGCGCTGCGATCACCGAGGTCGAAACGCTCAAAGCCGAGCGCAACGCCCTTTCGCAGCAGTTCGGAAAGCTGAAGCGCGAAGGCGGCGACACCTCCGCGCTCACCGAGCGCATCGCCACGCTGAAGGCCTCGACCGAACAGCTTGAGCTGACCTCCACCGCAGCCGACGAGGCCCTGCGCGCGCTGCTGCAAACCGTGCCCAACCTGCCGCAGGACGCCGTCCCCCACGGCTCCAGCGAAACGCACAACGTCGTGGTCAAGACCTGGGGCGAGCCCACCGTGCTGCCCGACGCCAAGCCTCACTGGGAGATCGGTGAAGCGCTCGGCATCCTCGACTTTGAGCGCGCGGCCAAAATCTCCGGCGCACGCTTCGTCGTGCACTACGGCTCCGGCGCACGCCTCGAGCGCGCCCTCGCAAACTTCATGATCGACCTGCACACGCGCGAGCACGGCTACGTCGAAGTGCTGCCGCCCAACATGGTCAACTCCAGGTCGCTCTTCGGCACCGGCCAGCTTCCCAAGTTCGCCGACGACCTCTTCCACTGCGACGACGAAGGCCCTTACGTCCCGGGCGAGCTAAAGGACTCCGACCACTGGCTGATCCCCACCGCCGAAGTGCCGGTCACCAACCTCTTCCGCGACGAAACCATCGACCTCAGCGACGGCAACATCAGCTTCTGCGCGTACACCCCGTGCTACCGCGCCGAGGCCGGCTCGCATGGCCGCGACGTGCGCGGCATGATTCGCCAACACCAGTTCCAGAAGGTCGAACTCGTCAAGTTCACCACGCCCGAGACCAGCGAAGCCGAGCACGAAGCCTTGACCTCTCACGCCGAAGCCGTGCTCGAAAAACTCGGCCTGCCCTACCGTCGTATGCTGCTCTGCACCGGCGACATGGGCTTCTCCAGCTCCAAGACCTACGACCTCGAAGTGTGGCTCCCGGGGCAGCAGACCTACCGCGAAATCAGCTCCTGCTCAAGCTTTGAAAGCTTCCAGTCGCGCCGCGCGAACATCCGCTTCAAGCCTGCAGGCGCGGCAAAGAGCGAGTACGTTCACACACTCAACGGCTCCGGTCTCGCCGTTGGCCGCACCTACCTCGCGGTACTCGAAAACTACCAGCAACCGGACGGCAGCGTCCGTGTGCCGGAGGCTCTCGTACCGTACATGGGCGGCGAAACGGTCATCGCACCACAACGCTTCGGAAAGGCGGTCCGCTAA
- a CDS encoding outer membrane lipoprotein-sorting protein — protein MKKLALSVLFASALTASAQSPQLKPVIDKLNVASAKFSNAEADVAYDNYVRVVRDHTKQTGKIFVERHGKKTSMGAIFFDPGNSQPSKKISYDGGTLQLFTPGTNQEDVFSAGKNQASYEGFLTLGFGGSGTDLEKAWSITDMGTEQVNGVKAEKLDLVAKDASVKNNFTHVTLWLDLDRGLSVRQIFYQPNGDTRTADYTNFRYNQKSINRKPYEIPTKNVQRTNH, from the coding sequence ATGAAGAAACTCGCTCTCTCCGTTCTCTTCGCTTCCGCTCTGACGGCCAGCGCACAATCGCCTCAGCTCAAGCCAGTCATCGACAAGCTGAACGTCGCCAGCGCAAAGTTTTCCAACGCAGAAGCGGACGTGGCCTACGACAACTACGTTCGCGTCGTACGTGACCACACCAAACAGACCGGCAAGATCTTCGTTGAGCGCCACGGCAAAAAGACCTCCATGGGAGCCATCTTCTTCGATCCCGGCAACTCGCAGCCTTCCAAGAAGATCAGCTACGACGGCGGCACACTGCAACTTTTCACCCCCGGTACCAACCAGGAGGATGTCTTCAGCGCAGGCAAGAACCAGGCCAGCTATGAAGGCTTTCTAACGCTTGGCTTCGGCGGCTCCGGCACCGATCTCGAGAAGGCCTGGAGCATCACCGACATGGGCACCGAACAGGTCAACGGCGTGAAAGCAGAGAAGCTCGACCTCGTCGCAAAGGACGCATCCGTGAAGAACAACTTCACGCACGTTACGCTCTGGCTGGACCTTGATCGCGGACTTTCCGTGCGCCAGATCTTCTACCAGCCCAACGGCGACACCCGCACAGCCGATTACACAAACTTCCGCTACAACCAGAAGTCAATCAATCGGAAGCCCTACGAAATCCCCACCAAGAACGTGCAGCGAACCAACCATTAA
- a CDS encoding glycosyltransferase family 39 protein produces MRSWSRQSGWWWLAIACGLALRAIFAVHHPRFDGDTLVYGDLARNMLDHHIYGLTEGMRVRSTMIRLPGYPLFLGLCFNLFGEGRYSAAVWVQIVLALAACWALARAAARSLGERVGLAVLWLACLCPFTAEYDALALTESLAMVCLVVALVALQRWQGDRKARWAVAMGAASLFAVLLRPDRGLLAMVCVLAMIVFARRRAVMPVLLVCGMVSLPLAGWAVRNWRVFRVIQPLAPKYANDPGEYVAPGFNRWYRTWAVEYWSTVNTYWMWDGGVIRLSDLPDRAMDTPAERAKTAHAYELYNRQQSATRPVDAIFAEIAAERAARHPLRTYVLMPVGRVADMWLRPRTEFFRLPLAWWRWREHPGASIVCALYAALNLSLLLLALVGLRRWPKWWREPLPLAGVMFVALRTVLLLTIDNSEQRYTVECLPVVLLLAGVALAQRKTSLPESAATFSKAD; encoded by the coding sequence ATGCGTTCATGGAGTCGGCAGAGTGGCTGGTGGTGGCTGGCAATCGCCTGCGGGTTGGCCCTGCGCGCGATTTTTGCTGTGCATCATCCTCGCTTTGACGGCGACACGCTGGTCTATGGTGACTTGGCCCGCAACATGCTGGACCACCATATCTACGGGCTTACGGAGGGGATGCGCGTTCGGTCGACGATGATTCGGCTGCCGGGGTATCCGCTGTTTCTTGGGTTGTGCTTCAACCTCTTTGGCGAAGGGCGATATTCGGCTGCGGTGTGGGTGCAGATCGTTCTGGCTCTGGCTGCCTGCTGGGCGCTGGCGAGGGCTGCAGCCCGGTCGCTGGGTGAGCGGGTGGGGCTGGCGGTGCTTTGGCTGGCTTGTCTGTGTCCCTTTACGGCAGAGTATGACGCGCTGGCGCTGACGGAAAGTCTGGCGATGGTTTGCCTCGTGGTGGCCCTTGTGGCGTTGCAGCGCTGGCAGGGGGACCGCAAGGCTCGCTGGGCCGTTGCGATGGGGGCTGCGTCACTGTTTGCCGTGCTGCTACGGCCTGATCGTGGGTTGCTGGCGATGGTTTGTGTGCTGGCGATGATTGTTTTCGCCAGGCGGCGGGCGGTGATGCCGGTGCTTCTGGTTTGCGGAATGGTGTCGCTGCCGCTGGCTGGCTGGGCTGTGCGCAACTGGCGGGTCTTCCGTGTGATTCAACCGCTGGCACCGAAGTATGCGAACGATCCGGGCGAGTATGTGGCTCCGGGGTTCAACCGCTGGTATCGCACGTGGGCGGTGGAGTATTGGTCGACGGTCAACACCTACTGGATGTGGGACGGCGGGGTGATCAGGCTGAGTGATCTGCCTGATCGCGCGATGGATACACCTGCGGAACGAGCGAAGACGGCTCATGCGTACGAGTTGTACAACCGGCAGCAGTCGGCGACTCGGCCGGTGGACGCGATCTTTGCAGAGATTGCGGCAGAGCGTGCTGCAAGGCATCCGCTGCGGACGTATGTGCTGATGCCGGTGGGGCGTGTGGCCGATATGTGGCTGAGGCCGCGAACGGAGTTCTTCCGGCTGCCGCTTGCGTGGTGGCGCTGGCGGGAGCATCCCGGGGCGTCGATAGTTTGCGCTCTTTATGCTGCTCTGAACCTTTCACTGCTGCTGCTGGCGCTGGTGGGGTTGCGGCGTTGGCCGAAGTGGTGGCGTGAGCCGTTGCCGCTTGCGGGCGTGATGTTTGTTGCGCTGCGCACGGTACTCTTGCTGACGATCGATAACTCCGAACAGCGTTACACCGTGGAGTGTCTGCCGGTGGTTCTGCTGCTGGCTGGGGTGGCGCTGGCGCAAAGAAAAACGTCGCTGCCGGAGTCGGCAGCGACGTTTTCGAAGGCTGATTGA
- a CDS encoding glycosyltransferase, whose product MSKPVFYDPQRKRWKRLRRIFDSLALFGAVVGVLFVIGLVRMKPMRGLDLRSTTKRYRALSHPPEVEKRSKEKLNRSAHRHSELMPSDVVMNQGEGLRAAFYTDVDPAAIASLKQHVKQIDLLFPEWLHVITPDGSLTAYSSSNTPFPVIDKAGVHGVDRENRVVRALQSAHEDTEIFPLVNNYSPTEGVFEPTIGPFLLSAEARTHFQQQADQFLAANTRYRGLTFDFQAIPPEAQSGFRTLVAAIYDDLHARNLRLYITVPVGDANYDYSFLADHSDGLVLMNYDQHQSGTMPGPVAGQDWFEKNLIEILKTVPREKLICSIGNYGYDWTTALPQPSAKPSRHSPKAAPASAPQNTDSILSSTNLSTQEAWAAANDAGAKIELDDPSLNPHFAYDDDDAHVRHEVWFLDAVTALNEMRVARALGLQTFALWRLGTEDDSIWKVWDNPLKTDPAKALATVNPGWDVNTEGDGDILRVTGLPQVGHRTLSVDVDPTIPNQYLSIVNETMDSYPLPYTLTQYGYHPKKVAITFDDGPDPTWTPKILDILKKKDVKATFLMIGEEAEDNVSVMQRVYREGHEIGNHTFTHPDISEVSPRSVTLQIDLTERLFRSKLGVSPVYFRPPYSIDQEPDTNDQAAPIEAIQSMGYVILGNKIDTNDWDEHPRKTPNEIVASVFDQIKESQTKTWMKGSIILMHDGGGDRSATVAALPVLIDALRAHGYEIVPVHDLIGKTRDEVMPPLTTRRERFSAAADSITFFFISFFNHFVIYVFFIGDVLMTARLIIIGICALIDRLRKRKDFSTPDYQPRVAVLIPAYNEETVIARTVRSVLMSNYKNLRIVVIDDGSKDTTAEVVRNTYAKEIADGRVEVMVKPNGGKAEALNYALEHIHEEIYIGIDADGVIAHDAISRLVCHFANPHIGAVAGNAKVGNRVNLWTRWQALEYITSQNFERRALDLFDVVMVVPGAIGAWRTAAVKAGGAYAPDTVAEDADLTMNLLEQGYAVIYEDQALAFTEAPVNASGLARQRFRWSFGILQAVFKHRMAIRNRRAMGLFALPNIVIFQIMLPLVSPLIDLMFVAGVLHYFIDLYFHPETTSPSDFFKLLAFFLTFLLVDFLASALAFALERKHPASKGDAWLLVHIWIQRFTYRQLFSWVLLKTVKRAIDGKPFNWDKLERTAQMSKETESITGGN is encoded by the coding sequence ATGAGCAAACCTGTCTTCTACGACCCACAACGTAAGCGCTGGAAGCGTCTTCGCCGCATTTTCGATTCGCTTGCCTTGTTTGGCGCCGTCGTCGGCGTTCTGTTTGTTATAGGACTGGTGCGCATGAAGCCCATGCGCGGTCTCGATCTGCGCTCCACCACCAAGCGCTATCGCGCCTTGTCGCACCCACCCGAAGTAGAAAAGCGCTCCAAGGAAAAGCTCAACCGCTCCGCTCATCGCCACTCCGAGCTCATGCCCTCCGACGTCGTGATGAACCAGGGCGAAGGCCTGCGTGCGGCCTTCTATACCGACGTGGACCCCGCCGCAATTGCGTCGCTGAAGCAGCACGTCAAGCAGATCGACCTTCTCTTCCCCGAGTGGCTGCACGTCATCACGCCCGACGGCTCGCTGACCGCCTACTCCTCTTCCAACACGCCCTTCCCTGTCATCGACAAGGCAGGCGTGCATGGTGTCGACCGCGAAAACCGCGTCGTGCGTGCGCTGCAGTCTGCCCACGAAGACACCGAAATCTTTCCGCTGGTCAATAACTACTCGCCAACTGAAGGCGTCTTCGAGCCCACCATCGGGCCCTTCCTGCTCAGCGCCGAGGCACGCACTCACTTCCAGCAGCAGGCTGACCAGTTTCTCGCCGCGAACACCCGTTATCGCGGCCTTACCTTCGACTTCCAGGCCATCCCTCCCGAAGCACAATCAGGCTTCCGCACGCTCGTCGCGGCCATCTACGACGACCTCCACGCCCGCAACCTCCGGCTCTACATCACCGTCCCTGTTGGCGACGCGAACTACGACTACTCCTTCCTCGCCGACCACTCCGACGGCCTTGTGCTGATGAACTACGACCAGCACCAGAGTGGAACGATGCCCGGCCCCGTGGCGGGGCAGGACTGGTTCGAAAAGAACCTCATTGAGATCCTGAAGACCGTTCCGCGCGAAAAGCTTATCTGCTCCATCGGCAACTACGGCTACGACTGGACGACCGCGCTTCCGCAGCCGTCAGCGAAACCCAGCCGTCACTCCCCGAAGGCCGCCCCGGCCTCTGCGCCACAGAACACAGACAGCATCCTCTCGTCGACCAACCTCTCCACCCAGGAAGCCTGGGCCGCCGCCAATGATGCCGGCGCAAAGATCGAACTCGACGACCCCTCGCTGAACCCGCACTTCGCCTACGACGATGACGACGCCCACGTCCGTCATGAGGTCTGGTTCCTCGACGCCGTCACCGCTCTGAACGAGATGCGCGTCGCCCGAGCCCTCGGCCTGCAGACCTTCGCCCTCTGGCGTCTCGGCACCGAGGATGACTCCATCTGGAAGGTCTGGGACAACCCGCTCAAAACCGACCCGGCCAAGGCCCTTGCCACCGTCAACCCAGGCTGGGACGTCAACACCGAAGGCGACGGAGACATCCTCCGCGTCACAGGCCTGCCGCAGGTCGGCCACCGCACACTCTCCGTGGACGTCGATCCGACGATTCCGAATCAATATCTCTCCATCGTCAACGAAACGATGGACTCCTATCCCCTGCCCTACACGCTCACGCAGTACGGCTACCATCCGAAGAAAGTGGCCATCACCTTTGACGATGGCCCTGATCCAACCTGGACGCCAAAGATCCTCGACATCCTGAAGAAGAAGGACGTAAAAGCCACCTTCCTCATGATCGGCGAAGAGGCCGAAGACAACGTCAGCGTGATGCAACGCGTCTACCGCGAAGGTCACGAGATCGGCAACCACACCTTCACGCATCCGGACATCTCGGAGGTTTCGCCGCGCAGCGTCACGCTGCAGATAGACCTCACTGAGCGCCTCTTCCGCTCCAAACTCGGCGTGTCGCCGGTTTACTTCCGTCCGCCATACTCCATCGATCAGGAGCCAGACACCAACGACCAGGCCGCACCGATCGAGGCCATCCAGTCGATGGGCTACGTCATTCTCGGCAACAAGATCGACACCAACGACTGGGACGAGCACCCGCGCAAGACACCCAACGAGATCGTCGCAAGCGTCTTCGATCAGATCAAGGAATCGCAGACCAAGACGTGGATGAAGGGCTCCATCATCCTCATGCACGACGGCGGCGGCGATCGTTCCGCTACCGTTGCGGCGCTCCCCGTCCTCATCGACGCACTGCGCGCCCACGGCTACGAAATCGTTCCCGTTCATGACCTGATTGGCAAAACGCGTGACGAAGTCATGCCTCCGCTCACAACGCGGCGCGAACGCTTCTCCGCAGCAGCCGACTCCATCACCTTCTTCTTCATCTCGTTCTTCAACCACTTCGTCATCTACGTCTTCTTCATCGGCGACGTGCTGATGACCGCGCGTCTCATCATCATCGGGATCTGCGCGCTCATCGACCGCCTCCGCAAGCGCAAGGACTTCTCCACGCCCGACTATCAACCGCGCGTCGCAGTCCTGATCCCTGCCTACAACGAAGAGACCGTCATCGCGCGCACCGTCCGCTCGGTGCTGATGTCGAACTACAAGAACCTCCGCATCGTTGTCATCGACGACGGCTCCAAGGACACTACCGCAGAGGTCGTTCGCAACACCTACGCGAAGGAGATCGCCGACGGGCGCGTCGAGGTCATGGTGAAGCCCAACGGCGGCAAGGCCGAAGCGCTCAACTACGCCCTCGAACACATCCACGAAGAGATCTACATCGGTATCGACGCCGACGGCGTTATCGCCCACGACGCCATCAGCCGTCTCGTTTGCCACTTCGCCAACCCGCACATTGGGGCCGTCGCAGGCAACGCAAAGGTCGGCAACCGCGTAAACCTGTGGACCCGCTGGCAGGCGCTCGAGTACATCACCTCGCAGAACTTCGAACGCCGCGCGCTCGATCTCTTCGACGTCGTGATGGTCGTCCCCGGCGCCATCGGCGCCTGGCGCACAGCAGCCGTAAAGGCTGGCGGCGCCTACGCTCCCGACACCGTCGCCGAAGACGCCGACCTCACCATGAACCTGCTCGAGCAGGGCTACGCCGTGATCTACGAAGATCAGGCACTCGCCTTCACCGAAGCTCCTGTCAACGCCAGCGGCCTCGCGCGTCAGCGCTTCCGCTGGAGCTTCGGCATCCTGCAGGCCGTCTTCAAGCACCGCATGGCGATCCGCAACCGTCGCGCGATGGGTCTCTTCGCTTTACCCAACATCGTGATCTTCCAGATCATGCTGCCGCTGGTCTCGCCACTCATCGACCTGATGTTTGTGGCTGGCGTCCTGCACTACTTCATCGACCTCTACTTCCACCCGGAAACAACCAGCCCGTCCGACTTCTTCAAGCTGTTGGCGTTCTTCCTCACCTTCCTGCTGGTGGACTTCCTCGCCTCCGCTTTGGCCTTTGCGCT